Proteins from one Gossypium raimondii isolate GPD5lz chromosome 8, ASM2569854v1, whole genome shotgun sequence genomic window:
- the LOC105790208 gene encoding calcium-binding protein KRP1, which yields MEEVIDIVVDFEDYFPSMMEKYGAEWLLGEVCNGFRLLMDAEKGVITFESLKIKSAMLGLGDMEDDEIVCMLSEGDLDGDGALNQLEFCILMFRLSPGLV from the coding sequence ATGGAAGAAGTAATCGACATTGTGGTTGATTTCGAAGACTACTTCCCTTCAATGATGGAAAAATACGGTGCGGAATGGTTGTTGGGAGAAGTATGCAATGGGTTCAGGCTGTTGATGGATGCGGAAAAAGGGGTGATAACGTTCGAGAGCTTGAAGATAAAGAGCGCGATGTTAGGGTTGGGAGAtatggaagatgatgaaattgttTGCATGTTGAGTGAAGGAGATTTGGATGGAGATGGTGCTTTGAACCAGCTCGAGTTTTGTATTCTCATGTTTAGGTTAAGTCCTGGACTGGTTTAA
- the LOC105790206 gene encoding multiple organellar RNA editing factor 9, chloroplastic: MASLLNPSTLLLPTKPFLPTRSRLTSSPTLRVNSLTHRLPSPSTRPRRVIKVAAALDSDYSSKRSSSNEQRETIMLPGCDYNHWLIVMEFPKDPAPTREQMIETYLNTLATVLGSMEEAKKNMYAFSTTTYTGFQCTVSEETSEKFKGLPGVLWVLPDSYIDVKNKDYGGDKYVNGEIIPCKYPTYQPKARKESKYVSKKYERRKDGPPAGQFRPKQAASQSESSS; this comes from the exons atgGCGTCTCTCTTAAACCCTTCTACTCTTCTTCTACCCACAAAACCCTTTCTTCCCACTCGTTCCCGACTCACTTCTTCACCTACTCTGCGAGTTAACTCACTGACTCACCGTCTTCCATCACCATCGACTCGTCCTCGTCGAGTTATCAAAGTTGCAGCAGCACTCGACAGTGATTATTCATCCAAGAGGAGTAGCAGCAATGAGCAAAGGGAAACGATAATGTTACCTGGTTGTGATTATAACCATTGGCTTATCGTTATGGAGTTCCCTAAAGACCCTGCTCCAACAAGAGAACAAATGATTGAGACCTATCTTAACACTCTTGCTACTGTGCTTGGCAG CATggaagaagcaaagaagaaCATGTACGCTTTTAGCACCACTACATATACGGGATTCCAATGTACCGTTTCGGAAGAAACCTCGGAAAAGTTCAAGG GATTGCCCGGGGTTCTTTGGGTTTTACCGGATTCATACATAGACGTCAAAAACAAAGATTATGGAG GTGATAAATATGTCAACGGGGAAATAATTCCATGCAAATACCCTACTTATCAACCAAAGGCAAGAAAAGAATCCAAATACGTGAGCAAAAAATACGAGAGACGAAAAGACGGCCCTCCTGCAGGACAGTTCCGACCAAAGCAAGCAGCAAGTCAGTCGGAATCATCGTCTTGA
- the LOC105790207 gene encoding ubiquitin carboxyl-terminal hydrolase 14 encodes MEGINPMELLRSNLSRVRIPEPTNRIYKQECCLSFDSPRSEGGLFVDMTTFLAFGKDYVGWNYEKTGNPVYLHIKQTKKLVSEDRPLKKPTLLAIGVDGGFDNNELEYEETHKIVILPSYATLPFPSVELPEKVRLAVDAILMAEGAERKEQVAAWTADKKQISAYAMDLRQIGNVVVPPSGWKCAKCDKRDNLWLNLTDGMILCGRRNWDGTGGNNHAIEYYKETGYPLAVKLGTITSDLDAADVFSYPEDDSVIDPLLAQHLAYFGIDFSSLQKTEMTTAERELDQNTNFDWDRIQESGQDVEPIFGPGYTGLVNLGNSCYMAATMQVVFSTQSFCRRYYMNQSLKMAFETAPADTTVDLNMQLTKLAHGLLSGKYSFPAVEKGETTAPSVKDAKQEGIPPRMFKAVIAASHPEFSTMRQQDALEFFLHFLDQVERSNAVKPELDPSRSFKFGVEERILCSSGKVAYNKRLDYILSLNIPLHEATNKEELEAFNKSKAEKISEGKDVSSDEIVRPRVPLEACLANFAAPEEIPDFYSSALKAKTTAIKTAGLTSFPDYLVLHMRKFVMEAGWVPKKLDVYIDVPDVIDISHMRSKGLQPGEELLPEAAPEGAAESSQPVADEAIVAQLASMGFNQLHCQKAAINTLNAGVEEAMNWLLSHMDDPDIDAPISHGSQSAEISIDQSKVDTLISFGFQEEIARMALKASGGDIEKATDWIFNNPSASASSAMDTNASSNGPSTPVDAGLPDGGGRYRLFGIVSHIGTSTQCGHYVAHILKDGRWVIFNDDKVGASINTPKDMGYLYFFERINS; translated from the exons atggaAGGCATAAACCCTATGGAGCTGCTCCGATCCAATCTCTCTCGGGTTCGGATCCCTGAACCCACCAATCGTATCTACAAGCAAGAATGCTGCCTCTCCTTCGATTCTCCg AGGTCAGAAGGAGGATTATTTGTTGATATGACTACGTTTCTGGCGTTTGGGAAAGATTATGTGGGTTGGAATTATGAAAAGACTGGAAATCCTGTGTATCTGCATATTAAGCAAACGAAAAAGTTGGTTTCTGAAGATAGGCCTTTGAAGAAACCCACACTGTTGGCTATTG GTGTTGATGGTGGATTTGACAACAATGAACTAGAATATGAAGAAACtcacaaaatagtcattttgcCTAGCTATGCAACTCTTCCTTTTCCATCTGTGGAGTTGCCTGAGAAG GTAAGGTTGGCAGTTGATGCTATTTTAATGGCTGAGGGTGCTGAACGGAAAGAGCAAGTTGCAGCCTGGACAGCTGATAAGAAGCAAATAAGTGCATATGCAATGGATTTGCGGCAAATTGGCAATGTTGTTGTTCCCCCATCTGGTTGGAAATGTGCTAAGTGTGATAAAAGAGATAATCTATGGCTAAATCTTACTGATGGAATGATCCTCTGTGGGAGGAGAAATTGGGATGGAACTGGTGGTAACAACCATGCGATTGAGTACTACAAGGAGACTGGCTATCCGCTAGCTGTAAAGCTTGGGACAATTACTTCTGATCTGGATGCTGCTG ATGTTTTCTCTTACCCAGAGGATGATAGTGTTATAGACCCTCTTCTAGCTCAACATTTGGCatattttggtattgatttctCATCATTGCAAAAG ACTGAAATGACAACTGCTGAAAGGGAGCTTGACCAGAATACCAACTTTGATTGGGATAGAATTCAGGAAAGTGGGCAGGATGTGGAACCAATTTTCGGACCAGGTTATACAGGTCTTGTGAATCTTGGAAACAG CTGCTACATGGCTGCAACCATGCAAGTTGTGTTTTCAACACAGTCATTTTGTAGACG ATACTATATGAACCAAAGCTTAAAAATGGCTTTTGAGACAGCCCCAGCTGATACAACTGTAGACCTCAATATGCAGCT AACGAAACTGGCACATGGTTTGCTCTCCGGTAAATATTCTTTTCCAGCAGTAGAG AAAGGTGAAACGACTGCACCCTCAGTAAAAGATGCT AAACAGGAAGGGATCCCTCCTCGCATGTTCAAAGCCGTTATTGCAGCCAGCCATCCCGAGTTTTCTACCATGAGGCAACAG GATGCCCTGGAgttcttccttcattttcttgaCCAAGTTGAACGTTCTAATGCCGTGAAACCTGAACTGGATCCCTCGAGGAGTTTCAAGTTTGGTGTTGAAGAGCGTATCTTATGTTCATCCGGGAAGGTTGCTTACAATAAAAGGCTTGACTACATTCTTTCTTTGAATATTCCATTGCATGAGGCTACCAATAAAG AAGAACTGGAAGCTTTTAACAAAAGCAAAGCTGAAAAGATTTCAGAAGGGAAGGATGT ATCCAGCGATGAAATTGTTCGTCCAAGGGTACCTCTAGAAGCATGCTTAGCGAACTTTGCAGCTCCAGAGGAGATACCAGATTTTTACAGCTCCGCATTGAAGGCTAAGACAACAGCTATCAA GACTGCTGGTTTAACTTCGTTCCCCGATTATTTGGTATTGCACATGAGGAAGTTTGTCATGGAGGCCGGCTGGGTGCCTAAAAAGCTTG ATGTCTACATAGATGTCCCTGATGTCATAGATATAAGCCACATGCGCAGCAAGGGCCTTCAACCTGGGGAAGAACTGTTGCCAGAGGCTG CTCCGGAGGGTGCGGCAGAATCAAGTCAGCCAGTGGCTGATGAAGCAATTGTTGCCCAGCTTGCCTCAATGGGGTTTAACCAGCTTCATTGTCAGAAAGCTGCCATAAACACTTTAAATGCTGGTGTAGAAGAGGCAATGAATTGGTTGCTTTCACACATGGATGATCCAG ATATAGATGCTCCTATCTCCCATGGGTCACAAAGTGCTGAGATATCTATCGACCAATCAAAAGTTGATACCTTGATTTCGTTTGGATTTCAAGAAGAAATTGCTCGAATGGCATTGAAAGCATCG GGTGGCGACATTGAAAAAGCAACAGACTGGATATTTAACAATCCCAGTGCCTCTGCTTCATCAGCTATGGATACAAATGCATCAAGCAACGGCCCATCTACTCCAGTCGATGCAGGACTGCCCGATGGAGGAGGGA GATATCGGCTTTTCGGAATAGTGAGTCACATCGGAACCTCAACTCAGTGTGGCCATTATGTTGCTCACATCCTGAAAGATGGTAGATGGGTGATTTTCAATGATGATAAGGTTGGTGCTTCGATCAATACACCCAAGGACATGGGTTACTTATACTTTTTTGAGAGGATTAATAGCTGA